In the genome of Bacillota bacterium, one region contains:
- a CDS encoding aminotransferase class I/II-fold pyridoxal phosphate-dependent enzyme — translation MIEAARTEVRRRPARLDVTRQLQTPLLDAVTAYRRQGVIRFHMPGHRGGPGADPRIAQVIGRDVFAMDVTGVLGLDDLHQPRGVIAQALELAAEAFGADRSFFLVNGTSSGVVAMILSACDPGDKLIVARNVHKSIVSGLILSGVTPVYVRPQVDAEFGIALGVTPQAVQEALDRHPDARGVLLVSPTYHGVVSDLPEIARIVHERGKVLLVDEAHGPHFSFHEALPLTALECGADACAQGAHKMLSAFTQASILHIRGDRIDAGRVQAVLRLLQSTSASYLLMSSIDTARMQMATTGRELLEQALELAERLRERLRGVPGLATFGADPAGRAGVFGLDPTKVTVSVRDLGIPGSKVEGWLREAGPIQAEMSDLFYVLFIVGYANSPDDVERLAETLSYLANHAEAYRTPESERLLEAAGKLAAHAFLPRVEVSPREAFFARHRSVPLERAAGAVAGEVVTCYPPGIPILCPGERVGEEVVDYLILVREAGLAVSGPRDPALRTLEVL, via the coding sequence TTGATCGAAGCGGCCAGGACCGAGGTGCGCCGGCGTCCTGCGCGCCTTGACGTGACCCGCCAGCTTCAGACTCCCCTCCTGGATGCGGTCACGGCCTACCGGCGCCAGGGCGTCATCCGCTTCCACATGCCGGGCCACCGGGGAGGGCCGGGCGCGGATCCCCGGATCGCACAGGTGATCGGCCGGGACGTCTTTGCCATGGACGTGACCGGCGTGCTGGGGCTCGACGATCTCCACCAGCCCCGGGGCGTGATCGCTCAGGCCCTGGAGCTTGCTGCCGAGGCGTTCGGGGCCGACCGGTCCTTTTTCCTGGTGAACGGCACGAGTTCGGGCGTTGTCGCCATGATCCTGTCGGCGTGCGACCCGGGCGACAAGCTCATCGTGGCCCGCAACGTTCACAAATCCATCGTGAGCGGCCTCATCCTGAGCGGGGTGACCCCCGTCTACGTGCGGCCGCAGGTGGACGCCGAGTTCGGCATCGCCCTCGGCGTGACGCCGCAGGCCGTTCAGGAAGCCCTGGACCGGCACCCCGACGCCAGGGGCGTGCTGCTCGTGAGCCCCACCTATCACGGCGTCGTAAGCGACCTGCCCGAGATCGCCCGCATCGTGCACGAGCGCGGCAAGGTCCTCCTGGTGGACGAGGCGCACGGGCCGCACTTCTCCTTCCACGAGGCGCTGCCGCTCACGGCGCTGGAATGCGGCGCAGATGCGTGCGCCCAGGGCGCCCACAAGATGCTGAGCGCCTTCACCCAGGCGTCCATCCTGCACATCCGGGGCGACCGCATCGACGCAGGAAGAGTTCAGGCGGTGCTGCGCCTCTTGCAGAGCACCAGCGCCTCGTACCTGCTCATGAGTTCCATCGACACCGCCCGCATGCAGATGGCGACCACGGGCCGGGAACTGCTGGAGCAGGCCCTTGAACTCGCGGAGCGCCTGCGTGAGCGCCTGCGCGGCGTTCCGGGACTGGCGACGTTCGGCGCCGACCCGGCCGGGAGGGCCGGCGTCTTCGGGCTCGACCCGACCAAAGTGACCGTGAGCGTACGAGACCTGGGGATTCCCGGAAGCAAGGTCGAGGGCTGGCTGCGGGAGGCCGGCCCCATCCAGGCGGAGATGTCCGACCTGTTTTACGTGCTGTTCATCGTCGGGTACGCCAACAGCCCCGACGACGTGGAACGGCTCGCCGAGACGCTCTCCTACCTGGCCAACCACGCCGAGGCGTATCGAACGCCTGAGTCGGAGCGGTTGCTGGAAGCCGCCGGGAAGCTGGCCGCTCATGCCTTCCTGCCCCGGGTGGAGGTGAGCCCCCGGGAGGCCTTCTTTGCACGGCACCGCTCGGTGCCCCTGGAACGGGCGGCCGGGGCGGTGGCCGGCGAGGTCGTCACCTGCTATCCGCC